In Anaerolineales bacterium, a single genomic region encodes these proteins:
- a CDS encoding CAP domain-containing protein — MKRWTAPPTGASSPAGDPAPTVEALRPTPRPASATPFVPLAPDTAQPSPIASATLTQTPAATATETSISTTAVLASETSSPAPSVTTTIATALPATLSRTPTRTRTPTRRPSRTPTPEAPSPTWTASATPEGWAETATADGPLTATIAPPSSTPVSGCAATGNSVYESTLLALINQERESRGLGAYRSQSQLQAAARAHSLDMACNGFLSHTGSDGSSVRDRVEREGYDWSWIGENIFATGDTSLGAPQRAFDWWMNSAPHRANLLSPNYTEIGLGYDYLAGSGYGGYFTAVFARP; from the coding sequence ATGAAACGCTGGACCGCGCCGCCAACTGGCGCGAGCAGCCCGGCCGGGGATCCAGCCCCCACTGTCGAGGCTCTCCGGCCAACACCTCGCCCGGCCTCGGCGACTCCCTTCGTGCCTCTGGCGCCGGACACCGCGCAGCCGAGTCCCATCGCCTCCGCGACCCTCACCCAGACCCCCGCAGCCACCGCCACGGAGACATCAATCTCGACCACGGCCGTACTCGCTAGTGAGACCTCCAGCCCGGCGCCATCGGTCACTACGACTATCGCCACTGCCTTGCCGGCTACTCTCTCCCGCACACCGACCCGCACCCGGACTCCTACCCGCCGCCCTTCCCGCACGCCGACGCCTGAAGCCCCTTCGCCGACCTGGACCGCCTCGGCTACGCCCGAGGGCTGGGCAGAGACGGCCACAGCCGACGGCCCGCTGACCGCCACGATTGCGCCCCCATCGTCGACGCCGGTGTCCGGTTGCGCCGCCACTGGGAACTCCGTATACGAGAGTACGCTGCTGGCGCTGATCAATCAGGAGCGCGAGAGCCGCGGCCTGGGCGCCTACCGCTCGCAGTCGCAGCTGCAGGCGGCAGCCCGCGCCCACAGCCTCGACATGGCATGCAATGGCTTTCTTTCGCATACCGGATCCGATGGATCCAGCGTGCGGGATCGGGTGGAGCGGGAGGGTTACGACTGGTCGTGGATCGGGGAGAATATCTTCGCCACCGGAGACACATCGTTAGGCGCCCCGCAACGGGCCTTTGACTGGTGGATGAACAGCGCTCCGCACCGCGCCAACCTACTCAGCCCGAACTACACCGAGATCGGTCTTGGCTACGACTATCTGGCGGGCAGCGGGTATGGTGGGTACTTCACGGCGGTGTTCGCCAGGCCGTGA
- a CDS encoding pyridoxamine 5'-phosphate oxidase family protein: MPPLKYHSGQRSIQEEAKTTHVAANLASWVGPVGEFAQLADLALLANWQQEDLAFTILSGKPPLVQVDPHAPHRLLLPSPIGERLPALTRCGGLFIHLGQARRVRVNGELTHRPDGVELVGDETFTLCRKYMSPSEALSTGLWVGPQLREPIAIDDPWAAGVVGTADVSFLASLSPDQHPDVAHRGGPPGFLRFEPEHRSLEWTEYLGDGVFKSAGNIRATGVMTLLVPDVITGDAVELVGRGSYTNIRMERRERVDPLIQDREPYPVQGRLACSLDRAYKLHGAMAPRAPSKNGRKFTADAHVDEQAPQ, translated from the coding sequence ATGCCCCCCCTCAAGTATCACAGCGGCCAGCGGTCGATCCAGGAAGAAGCCAAGACGACACACGTGGCAGCCAATCTCGCCAGTTGGGTGGGCCCGGTGGGCGAATTCGCCCAGCTTGCGGACCTCGCCCTCTTGGCGAACTGGCAACAAGAGGATCTGGCCTTCACCATCCTGAGCGGCAAGCCTCCGCTGGTGCAGGTGGATCCGCATGCCCCCCATCGGCTGCTGCTTCCCTCGCCGATTGGGGAACGGCTGCCTGCCCTCACCCGCTGCGGCGGCCTGTTCATCCATCTGGGCCAGGCGCGCCGGGTGCGAGTCAATGGGGAGCTGACCCACCGGCCGGACGGTGTCGAGCTGGTGGGTGACGAGACCTTCACGTTGTGCCGCAAGTACATGTCGCCCTCCGAAGCGCTGAGCACGGGACTGTGGGTCGGGCCGCAGCTGCGCGAGCCGATTGCCATCGACGATCCCTGGGCGGCCGGCGTGGTTGGAACGGCCGATGTCTCCTTCCTTGCCAGCCTGAGCCCTGACCAGCATCCGGATGTTGCCCATCGCGGGGGACCTCCGGGATTCCTCCGCTTCGAACCCGAACATCGCTCCCTCGAGTGGACCGAATACCTGGGCGACGGAGTTTTCAAGAGCGCGGGCAACATCCGCGCAACCGGGGTGATGACCCTGTTGGTGCCAGACGTGATCACCGGAGATGCTGTGGAGTTGGTGGGCCGGGGCTCCTACACCAACATCCGCATGGAGCGCCGGGAGCGGGTTGACCCTCTGATCCAGGACAGAGAGCCCTACCCGGTTCAGGGCAGGCTGGCCTGCAGCCTCGATCGGGCCTACAAGCTACATGGCGCCATGGCACCGCGCGCTCCGTCGAAGAATGGCCGCAAGTTCACAGCCGACGCCCATGTCGACGAACAAGCTCCACAGTAG